A DNA window from Palaemon carinicauda isolate YSFRI2023 chromosome 39, ASM3689809v2, whole genome shotgun sequence contains the following coding sequences:
- the LOC137630874 gene encoding coagulation factor V-like, with protein sequence MWFNTVESVRSFQRPIPKPLALIQKVPEEGVVSNSLPLPAKISSQIQHPKISSKIQHMKISSQIQHPILSQIQHPKTSPQTQQPNISFQIQDLKMSFQIQHLNISFQIQHPKITFQTQHLNISSQVQHLNISSQIQHPKMSSQTQHSNISSQVQDPKMFSQTQYPNVSSQIQLPKMSSQTQNLNISSQIQHPKMSSQTQYPNVSSQIQQPKMSPQTQNLIISSQTQNPNISSQIQHLNISFQIQHQNISSQTQNPNISSQIQHLNISFQIQHENISSQTQNPNISSQIQHLNKSFQIQHQNISSQIQNPKMSSQIQHLNISSQIQHPKMSSQIQHLNISSQTQNPNISSQIQHLNISSQIQHPKMSFQTQHLNISSQIQYPDVSSQIQQPKVSSHTQNPNIFSQLQHPIISSQIQHPNISFQILHPNISRQIQHPKTSSQIHHPNISSQIQYPNVSSQIQQAKMSSQSQNRNISTQLQHLNISSQIQHPNISFHIQPSNISSQIQHPYYLQECYKYKDLRAHFTCNNSHSFRNYSFVNILECASNLWEIIRNKSIPNPWKPEASPSSSSPPSPSAVNPATISKRPAVHLVMTGDSHIRNIFEVFLRRLANLRVKYRVAGMGKDEWKDSVNLFATWKSNSHEYFHELLHLDVPLKITFYWDPFLRDLPKRLSDWMAGKESKPTRLLIGTTLHYMRRTKQIYLNKGAKEASISFSNHLKTISPQLEQFSRTTEVVYKLQDHLQEHPTNNIENPQNIDLYNRIAKDLLPKSSSFVVWNSTIPLSDLYSEFCRRKGPVLPKISQWQCHDPKHLGYVMIDQYLDMYLNDICSGL encoded by the exons ATGTGGTTTAACACCGTAGAATCCGTGAGGTCGTTCCAGAGGCCCATTCCGAAACCTCTGGCTCTGATCCAGAAGGTCCCTGAGGAAGGTGTTGTATCCAACTCTTTACCGCTACCAGCGAAGATATCCTCTCAGATCCAGCATCCAAAGATATCATCAAAGATTCAGCATATGAAGATATCCTCTCAGATACAGCATCCTATCCTATCCCAGATCCAGCATCCAAAGACGTCCCCCCAGACCCAGCAACCAAATATATCCTTCCAGATACAGGATCTGAAGATGTCCTTTCAGATCCAGCATCTGAATATATCTTTTCAGATCCAGCATCCGAAGATAACCTTCCAGACCCAGCATCTAAATATATCCTCCCAGGTCCAGCATCTGAATATATCTTCTCAGATCCAGCATCCAAAGATGTCCTCCCAGACCCAGCATTCGAATATATCCTCCCAGGTCCAGGATCCAAAGATGTTCTCCCAGACCCAATATCCAAATGTATCCTCTCAGATTCAGCTGCCGAAGATGTCCTCCCAGACCCAGAATCTGAATATATCCTCTCAGATCCAGCATCCAAAGATGTCCTCCCAGACCCAATATCCGAATGTATCCTCTCAGATTCAGCAGCCGAAGATGTCCCCCCAGACCCAGAATCTGATTATATCCTCCCAGACCCAGAATCCGAATATATCCTCCCAGATACAGCATCTAAATATATCCTTCCAGATTCAGCATCAGAATATATCCTCCCAGACCCAGAATCCGAATATATCCTCCCAGATACAGCATCTAAATATATCCTTCCAGATTCAGCATGAGAATATATCCTCCCAGACCCAGAATCCGAATATATCCTCCCAGATACAGCATCTAAATAAATCCTTCCAGATTCAGCATCAGAATATATCCTCTCAGATCCAGAATCCGAAGATGTCCTCCCAGATCCAGCATCTGAATATATCCTCCCAGATCCAGCATCCAAAGATGTCCTCCCAGATCCAGCATCTGAATATATCCTCCCAGACCCAGAATCCGAATATATCCTCCCAGATACAGCATCTAAATATATCCTCCCAGATCCAGCATCCAAAAATGTCCTTCCAGACCCAGCATCTGAATATATCCTCCCAGATCCAGTATCCGGATGTATCCTCTCAGATTCAGCAGCCGAAGGTGTCCTCCCATACCCAGAATCCGAATATATTCTCCCAGCTACAGCATCCAATTATATCCTCTCAGATCCAGCATCCAAATATATCCTTCCAGATCTTGCATCCAAATATATCTCGCCAGATCCAGCATCCAAAGACGTCCTCCCAGATCCACCATCCAAATATATCCTCTCAGATCCAGTATCCAAATGTATCCTCTCAGATTCAGCAGGCGAAGATGTCCTCCCAGTCCCAGAATCGGAATATATCCACCCAGCTACAGCATCTAAATATATCTTCCCAGATCCAGCATCCAAATATATCCTTCCACATTCAGCCTTCGAATATATCCTCCCAGATCCAGCATCCGTATTATCTTCAAGAATGTTATAAGTACAAAGATCTAAGGGCACATTTCACCTGCAACAATTCCCATTCATTTAGGAATTACTCCTTTGTGAACATTTTGGAATGTGCCTCAAATCTATGGGAAATCAttag GAACAAAAGTATTCCCAACCCGTGGAAGCCTGAggcttctccatcttcctcttcaCCTCCTTCACCATCAGCAGTGAATCCTGCTACTATCTCAAAGAGACCAGCAGTGCATTTAGTCATGACAGGGGATTCCCATATAAGGAATATCTTTGAGGTCTTTTTAAGACGCTTGGCTAATCTTCGCGTCAAGTATCGTGTTGCTGGTATGGGAAAG GATGAATGGAAGGATTCGGTTAATCTTTTTGCAACCTGGAAATCTAATAGTCATGAATATTTCCATGAACTTCTCCATCTGGACGTTCCCTTAAAGATCACCTTCTATTGGGATCCTTTCCTCAGGGACCTGCCTAAGCGTTTGTCCGACTGGATGGCAGGGAAGGAAAGCAAACCAACTCGCTTGCTCATAG GGACGACGTTGCATTACATGCGTCGAACAAAACAAATTTACTTGAACAAAGGGGCCAAGGAGGCCTCCATTTCCTTTTCCAACCATCTGAAGACCATATCTCCTCAGTTGGAACAGTTCTCAAGAACTACGGAAGTGGTCTACAAGCTGCAGGATCACTTACAG GAACATCCCACTAACAACATCGAGAACCCGCAAAACATCGATCTTTACAACCGAATCGCCAAAGATTTACTTCCGAAGAGCTCCTCCTTCGTCGTGTGGAACAGCACCATCCCTCTGTCGGATCTCTACTCTGAGTTCTGTCGCAGAAAGGGCCCCGTCCTTCCCAAAATATCACAATGGCAGTGTCACGATCCGAAGCATCTCGGCTATGTAATGATAGATCAGTATCTTGATATGTATTTAAACGATATTTGCTCTGGTTTGTAA